One window of the Runella slithyformis DSM 19594 genome contains the following:
- a CDS encoding NPCBM/NEW2 domain-containing protein, whose translation MRKIPAFLFVLYSYVCTTVYAQKTAKIWLDDLTIKSFSEGIPAVLPKTTAAGDSMLINGRYFNRGVGVNATSILAFYLDGKATEFSALVGVDDKGNRDLPHTFYVVADRKVLFDSGEMRLGDAPKPVNVKLNGVKRLGLLVKVNDEGRTKVYSNWANAQLAVLDNYLPQNIPNSDEKYILTPPVAKMPRINSAGVFGATPNNPFLYTIAATGERPMTFSAKGLPKGLSLDEKTGIITGTVTQRGTYPITLTAKNGLGEAKKKLLVKIGDTIALTPPIGWNGWNSWARNIDQQKVMASADAMVKMGLNQHGWTYINIDDAWQGKRGGKFHAIQPNEKFPKFKEMVDYIHGLGLKVGVYSTPMITSYAGYIGGSSDAENGQLTDYIVANKRSFRYVGKYRFETNDAKQMAEWGIDYLKYDWRIEVPSAERMSVALKQSGRDILYSISNSAPFANVKDWVRLTNSYRTGPDIRDSWNSLFVSAFTLDKWAPYGGPGHWNDPDMMIVGNVTTGTQLHPTRLTPDEQYSHVSLFSLLSAPLLIGCPIEQLDAFTLNLLTNDEVIEIDQDPLGKSARLVWEKDGIQIWLKPLEDGSYAVGLFNVGDFGKTPESYFRWGDETAKSFTFDFAKVGLKGKYRLRDVWRQKDIGIFNGSFKTDISHHGVILLRMFPSKN comes from the coding sequence ATGCGTAAAATTCCTGCGTTTCTGTTCGTTCTATACAGTTATGTTTGTACAACGGTCTATGCTCAGAAAACCGCCAAAATCTGGCTGGACGATTTGACCATTAAATCCTTCTCCGAAGGCATTCCGGCGGTATTGCCCAAAACCACGGCGGCGGGAGATTCTATGCTCATCAACGGGCGGTATTTCAACCGTGGGGTAGGGGTGAATGCCACGAGTATTTTGGCGTTTTATTTGGATGGGAAAGCCACCGAATTCTCGGCCTTGGTGGGCGTTGATGACAAAGGCAACCGAGACCTGCCGCATACGTTTTACGTGGTGGCCGACCGTAAAGTGCTGTTTGACAGTGGGGAAATGCGCTTGGGCGATGCGCCCAAACCCGTGAATGTCAAACTTAACGGCGTAAAACGACTGGGATTATTGGTCAAAGTCAATGACGAAGGACGTACGAAAGTCTATTCCAATTGGGCCAATGCGCAGTTGGCGGTGTTGGATAATTATTTGCCCCAAAACATTCCCAACTCAGATGAAAAATACATTCTGACGCCCCCTGTTGCCAAAATGCCGCGCATCAATTCGGCGGGCGTTTTTGGGGCTACACCCAATAACCCTTTCCTGTACACCATCGCTGCTACGGGCGAACGGCCGATGACCTTCTCGGCCAAAGGCTTACCTAAAGGTCTTTCACTGGACGAAAAAACGGGTATCATTACGGGAACAGTAACTCAGCGAGGCACTTATCCCATCACGCTGACGGCAAAAAATGGCTTGGGCGAAGCAAAGAAAAAGTTACTTGTTAAAATCGGCGATACCATTGCCCTCACGCCTCCGATTGGTTGGAATGGTTGGAACTCGTGGGCCCGAAACATTGACCAACAAAAAGTAATGGCTTCGGCGGATGCGATGGTGAAAATGGGGTTGAACCAACACGGTTGGACTTACATTAACATCGACGATGCGTGGCAGGGCAAACGCGGCGGTAAGTTTCACGCCATTCAGCCCAATGAAAAGTTTCCAAAATTCAAAGAAATGGTGGATTACATTCATGGGTTGGGCCTGAAAGTAGGCGTGTATTCTACGCCCATGATTACGAGTTATGCCGGCTATATCGGCGGCTCGTCTGATGCTGAAAACGGGCAGTTAACGGATTACATTGTCGCCAACAAACGTTCGTTTCGTTACGTAGGCAAGTACCGTTTTGAAACCAACGACGCTAAACAAATGGCCGAATGGGGCATTGATTATTTAAAATACGATTGGCGCATTGAGGTGCCTTCGGCCGAGCGCATGTCGGTGGCCCTGAAGCAATCGGGGCGTGATATTTTGTACAGTATTTCCAATTCTGCGCCTTTTGCCAACGTCAAAGATTGGGTACGATTGACCAATTCGTACCGCACCGGGCCTGATATCCGCGACAGTTGGAACAGTCTTTTTGTCTCGGCTTTTACGTTGGACAAATGGGCGCCTTACGGCGGACCGGGCCATTGGAACGACCCCGACATGATGATCGTGGGTAACGTCACCACAGGCACGCAACTGCACCCCACTCGCCTGACGCCCGATGAACAATACAGTCACGTGAGTTTATTTTCCTTACTGTCAGCACCTTTGCTGATTGGCTGCCCCATCGAGCAGTTGGATGCGTTTACATTAAATCTGTTGACCAACGACGAAGTCATTGAAATTGACCAAGACCCGCTGGGGAAATCGGCCCGATTGGTTTGGGAGAAGGATGGCATTCAAATTTGGTTAAAGCCGTTGGAAGATGGCTCGTATGCCGTGGGCCTTTTCAACGTTGGTGATTTTGGCAAAACCCCCGAATCGTATTTTCGGTGGGGTGATGAAACCGCCAAATCGTTTACGTTTGATTTTGCCAAAGTGGGCTTAAAAGGAAAGTACAGGCTGAGGGATGTGTGGCGGCAAAAGGACATTGGGATATTTAACGGGTCATTTAAAACCGACATTTCGCACCACGGAGTTATATTACTGCGAATGTTTCCTTCAAAGAATTGA
- a CDS encoding DUF7133 domain-containing protein, whose translation MKNPRLNFVLPALTVLIYACSVRVANKFGTADLSQKETPPAAAAIRKDTLREALSFDLTPLTPEQSRKRFILPEGYHMELVASEPMITEPVAITWDGNAKMYVAQMETYTQDADGTGTKDPKSRVMLLEDTDNDGKMDKSSVFIKDLILPRMILCVNHELLVNETDTYDIFSYKDTNGDGVADEKKPVYTVGKVAPGNLEHQRSGLIWNLDNYIYQTVDPIRFRYVNGVLQPDSLHSGSNGQWGLTHDNYGRLFYSRGGGENAGSGFQINPKYGQLEFADAYSEEKFSPVWSKIQNPDVQGGLPRVRPDSTLNHFTSANGQSIFRGDRLPADLVGDYIINEPVARIIRRAKVINREGKTYLENAYDHKEFIASTDTYFRPVNTYTGPDGFLYIVDMSRGIIQESNWTQKGSYLRGKIDYYGLAKVNQRGRIWRLVHDGYKAGPKPKMLDVPASSLVKFLDHPNGWWRDNAQRQIIILGDKSVVADLKAMATGQKSVSAVGRLHALWTLEGLNEINKELLTVALRDKDPQIRRAAIWMSEPYIKKNDNQWIEQLGRLKMDESFDVKTQLLLSFGASKNESAKKIVQDILAENPNNEMLASVKKSTDRNEDAKIYGAKLAGFTPAERKLILGGGEIYKGMCSPCHGGDGRGLPTNAAPPLRGAKHVSADKEIAIRILLHGLKGPIEGKTYPSEMASMKDNSDEWIASVLSYVRYEFVGTSMRVGKGRQSAVVQPSDVKALREKYSTVKTAWTIDAFDELFAPVNRN comes from the coding sequence ATGAAAAACCCTCGACTGAACTTCGTCCTCCCGGCACTGACTGTGTTGATTTATGCCTGCTCCGTGAGAGTAGCCAACAAATTTGGCACTGCTGATCTTTCCCAAAAGGAGACTCCTCCCGCTGCCGCAGCCATCAGAAAGGATACGTTGCGGGAAGCTCTTTCTTTTGATTTGACCCCGCTCACGCCCGAACAAAGCCGGAAAAGGTTTATTCTGCCCGAAGGATATCATATGGAATTGGTGGCAAGCGAACCCATGATTACCGAGCCCGTCGCGATTACGTGGGATGGAAATGCCAAAATGTACGTGGCGCAAATGGAAACCTACACGCAGGATGCCGATGGCACGGGTACCAAAGACCCAAAGAGCCGGGTTATGCTGTTGGAAGACACGGACAATGACGGCAAAATGGACAAAAGCTCGGTTTTTATCAAAGATCTGATCCTGCCCCGTATGATCCTTTGCGTCAATCATGAGCTGCTGGTCAATGAAACGGATACTTACGATATTTTCAGTTACAAAGACACCAACGGCGACGGGGTTGCCGACGAAAAAAAGCCCGTGTATACCGTAGGAAAAGTAGCCCCCGGCAACTTAGAGCATCAGCGGAGCGGACTGATCTGGAACCTTGATAATTACATTTATCAAACCGTAGACCCTATTCGTTTTCGGTACGTAAACGGTGTATTGCAGCCCGATTCTCTGCATAGCGGCTCCAATGGGCAGTGGGGCTTAACCCACGACAATTACGGTCGTTTATTTTACAGTCGGGGAGGTGGTGAAAATGCGGGCTCGGGTTTTCAGATTAACCCAAAATATGGCCAATTGGAATTTGCCGATGCCTACAGCGAGGAAAAATTCAGCCCCGTTTGGTCCAAAATTCAAAATCCTGATGTGCAGGGTGGGTTGCCGAGAGTACGCCCCGACAGCACCTTAAACCACTTTACATCTGCCAACGGACAATCCATTTTTCGGGGCGACCGCCTTCCTGCCGACCTGGTCGGTGATTATATCATCAATGAGCCCGTAGCCCGAATCATCCGACGTGCCAAAGTCATTAACCGAGAAGGCAAAACGTACCTTGAAAATGCCTACGATCATAAAGAATTTATTGCCAGTACCGATACCTATTTTCGACCGGTCAATACCTATACCGGACCGGACGGTTTTCTGTACATCGTAGATATGAGCCGGGGAATTATTCAGGAATCCAATTGGACACAGAAGGGCAGCTACCTGCGCGGGAAAATTGATTATTATGGACTCGCAAAAGTAAACCAACGCGGACGTATCTGGCGGTTGGTACACGATGGGTACAAAGCAGGTCCCAAACCAAAAATGCTGGATGTGCCCGCGAGCAGTCTCGTGAAGTTTTTGGATCATCCCAATGGCTGGTGGCGGGATAATGCCCAAAGACAGATCATCATTTTGGGCGACAAATCAGTGGTGGCTGACTTGAAAGCCATGGCAACCGGCCAAAAAAGCGTATCCGCAGTAGGACGGCTGCATGCCCTCTGGACCCTCGAAGGGCTCAACGAAATCAATAAAGAGCTATTGACAGTGGCCCTGAGAGACAAAGACCCCCAAATCAGGCGGGCAGCCATTTGGATGAGTGAGCCGTACATTAAAAAGAATGACAATCAATGGATCGAACAGCTTGGTCGTTTAAAAATGGACGAGAGCTTTGATGTAAAAACACAGCTTCTTTTGTCTTTTGGGGCAAGCAAAAACGAATCGGCCAAAAAGATCGTGCAGGATATCTTAGCCGAAAATCCCAATAATGAAATGCTGGCAAGTGTCAAAAAGAGCACGGACAGAAACGAAGATGCCAAAATATACGGAGCCAAATTGGCGGGTTTTACCCCCGCAGAGCGGAAACTGATTTTGGGCGGCGGCGAAATATATAAAGGAATGTGCTCGCCCTGCCACGGCGGCGACGGCCGAGGACTTCCCACCAACGCGGCTCCTCCGTTGAGAGGTGCCAAACACGTCAGTGCCGATAAGGAAATCGCCATTCGGATTTTATTACACGGATTGAAGGGACCTATTGAAGGAAAAACGTATCCAAGCGAAATGGCTTCGATGAAAGATAACTCCGATGAGTGGATTGCCTCGGTGTTGAGTTATGTACGCTATGAATTTGTGGGAACCTCCATGCGGGTTGGGAAAGGTCGGCAGTCGGCAGTAGTGCAGCCTTCTGACGTGAAAGCCCTGCGCGAAAAATATTCGACGGTGAAAACGGCCTGGACCATCGACGCCTTTGACGAGCTGTTTGCCCCTGTTAACAGAAATTGA
- a CDS encoding DUF6797 domain-containing protein has translation MKKNRLRCLTGFALVICFFGFVTDSPEGSWECTITPEGQLSGILKLKKEGTSYSGTLFSFERGEIVLQHVAVDGNKLTGSFMQRGAVHQLTATVAGETLTGSILSGNKRLGLTAKRIEEPKEVYTLPKVQYILSDDDLNAFERHIDHSGLIERFNREGYTRGERIYNDNCINCHGNQELEGSIPMAHKFWSQPFKGGRDPFSMYRTISKGYGSMPPQLTLTPQEKYDVISYIRENFIRETNQNQYFRVTPGYLFKLPKGDSKGPAVKPYHPWSDMDYGNFFINTYELADSATGIKRFHSPGRPPYVDEDYRKNNFAYKGIAVRLDPGTGGVSAGKAWMVFDHDVMRVAGGWTGEGFIDWEGILLNDKHETYPRNIGQLHFETPGGPGWANPVNGSFDDPRFTARDGRQFGPLPKEWANYKGLYHYGNTIIISYTVGKAMILEKPGMETVDGQPVFTRTLTITPANQLLKTRVARGGTHVIAVGKGAAVKEENGYVVLTVTGLAKTTVKLFISKAASQQLTDFVAHSPRPESLERYTKGGKAHYPQTLHTVITRGKEDGLFAVDQLTPPYENPWKSRMKLSGIDFMKNPNEAVLCTTDGDVWKVTGLTDANGNLRWKRIASGLFQPLGIKVLNEKIYITCRDQLVLLRDLNGDGETDFYESFNHDHQVTDHFHEFAMGLQADKEGNLYYAKSGRHAREALIPQHGTLLKVSKDGAATQILATGFRAANGVCINPDGSFIVTDQQGYWNPMNRVNWVDGKGKFYGNMWGYNPPKDSTKAAMEQPLVWIDMEFDRSPSELLWVDSKKWGPLNGGLLSFSYGYGKIQLVLTEDINGQKQGGVIDLPGVKFRTGIMRGRFNPADGQLYACGMSAWGTSQTIKGGDFYRLRYTGKSLTLPTRLSAEEEGVTLTFADALDETNARTGANFTVQTWDLRRSRKYGSERYNTQTLTVSEVKLSRDKKIVKLILPGIKPVDVMTISYSLTDSKGHSFKGKVQNTIHALKKTDNRLF, from the coding sequence ATGAAAAAAAATAGATTACGCTGTTTAACAGGCTTTGCGCTGGTCATTTGTTTTTTCGGATTCGTGACGGATTCGCCGGAAGGCTCATGGGAATGTACAATCACCCCGGAGGGGCAGCTTTCCGGAATACTGAAATTGAAAAAAGAAGGAACCTCCTATTCGGGAACGTTATTTTCGTTTGAAAGAGGAGAGATAGTACTGCAACATGTGGCCGTTGACGGAAACAAACTAACCGGGAGTTTTATGCAGCGGGGCGCAGTGCATCAACTGACCGCCACCGTGGCCGGTGAAACACTTACGGGAAGTATTTTGTCGGGAAATAAGCGCTTGGGTTTGACTGCGAAACGAATAGAAGAACCCAAAGAAGTGTATACTCTCCCAAAGGTTCAATATATTTTGTCGGATGATGACCTGAACGCTTTTGAGCGCCACATTGACCACTCCGGCTTGATTGAGCGCTTCAATCGAGAAGGATATACGCGTGGGGAACGGATTTACAATGATAATTGCATCAACTGCCACGGTAATCAGGAGCTTGAAGGCTCTATTCCGATGGCTCATAAGTTTTGGTCCCAGCCGTTCAAAGGCGGTCGCGATCCTTTTTCCATGTACCGGACCATCTCTAAAGGCTATGGCTCTATGCCGCCTCAGTTGACGCTTACGCCGCAGGAAAAGTACGATGTAATTTCGTATATCCGGGAAAATTTTATCCGGGAAACCAATCAAAATCAATACTTTAGAGTAACTCCCGGCTATCTTTTCAAACTCCCCAAGGGGGATTCCAAAGGCCCGGCGGTAAAACCGTATCATCCCTGGTCGGACATGGATTACGGTAATTTCTTCATCAACACCTACGAATTGGCCGATTCGGCTACGGGTATCAAGCGGTTTCATTCGCCGGGCCGACCTCCCTATGTGGATGAAGACTATCGGAAGAATAATTTTGCGTACAAAGGCATTGCGGTGCGGTTAGACCCGGGGACGGGCGGGGTGTCTGCCGGAAAAGCCTGGATGGTATTTGACCACGATGTGATGCGCGTTGCCGGCGGTTGGACCGGCGAAGGATTTATTGACTGGGAAGGGATTTTGCTCAATGATAAACACGAAACCTATCCCCGAAATATCGGCCAACTGCATTTTGAAACGCCTGGAGGGCCGGGGTGGGCAAATCCCGTCAACGGTTCCTTTGACGACCCCCGATTTACGGCCCGTGACGGTCGTCAGTTTGGCCCGTTGCCCAAAGAATGGGCCAATTACAAAGGACTGTATCATTACGGAAATACGATAATCATTTCCTACACAGTGGGAAAAGCGATGATTCTTGAAAAGCCGGGAATGGAGACGGTCGATGGACAACCCGTTTTTACCCGAACGCTGACCATCACTCCGGCGAACCAACTGCTTAAAACCAGAGTGGCACGGGGGGGGACGCATGTGATAGCGGTCGGCAAAGGAGCTGCCGTGAAAGAAGAAAACGGGTACGTGGTTTTGACGGTTACCGGTTTGGCAAAGACGACCGTTAAGTTGTTCATTTCCAAGGCCGCCAGTCAACAACTTACTGATTTTGTCGCGCATTCTCCCCGGCCTGAATCGCTTGAACGATATACCAAAGGAGGAAAGGCCCACTACCCGCAAACACTGCATACAGTCATAACGCGGGGAAAAGAGGATGGGTTATTTGCCGTAGATCAATTGACACCGCCGTACGAAAATCCCTGGAAATCACGGATGAAACTCAGCGGCATCGATTTTATGAAAAACCCGAACGAGGCGGTTTTGTGTACCACCGACGGTGACGTATGGAAGGTGACGGGCTTGACTGACGCTAATGGAAATCTACGCTGGAAACGCATAGCGTCGGGCCTTTTTCAGCCTCTGGGAATCAAAGTGTTGAACGAAAAAATTTACATTACCTGTCGGGATCAGTTGGTATTGCTCCGCGATTTGAACGGAGACGGTGAAACGGATTTTTACGAAAGTTTCAACCACGATCATCAGGTGACGGATCATTTTCACGAATTCGCCATGGGATTGCAGGCAGATAAGGAAGGCAATCTGTATTATGCCAAAAGTGGCCGTCACGCCCGCGAAGCCCTGATACCCCAACACGGAACGTTATTGAAGGTCAGTAAAGACGGTGCCGCAACGCAGATTTTGGCCACGGGCTTTAGAGCTGCCAACGGCGTGTGTATCAATCCCGACGGCAGTTTTATCGTGACCGATCAACAAGGCTATTGGAATCCCATGAACCGCGTCAACTGGGTGGATGGCAAAGGGAAATTTTACGGAAATATGTGGGGCTATAACCCGCCTAAAGACTCCACCAAGGCGGCCATGGAGCAGCCCCTTGTTTGGATCGATATGGAATTTGACCGGTCGCCGTCGGAGCTTTTGTGGGTAGACAGTAAAAAATGGGGTCCTTTAAATGGCGGACTGCTCAGCTTTTCGTACGGGTATGGAAAAATTCAACTGGTGCTGACCGAAGATATCAATGGGCAAAAGCAGGGGGGAGTGATTGATCTGCCCGGGGTAAAGTTTCGTACGGGCATCATGCGCGGTCGGTTCAATCCCGCCGACGGTCAGTTGTACGCCTGCGGTATGTCGGCTTGGGGGACCTCACAAACAATCAAAGGAGGCGATTTTTACCGACTTCGTTATACCGGGAAGTCCCTGACATTGCCCACCCGGCTCAGTGCAGAAGAAGAGGGCGTAACCTTGACATTTGCGGACGCATTAGACGAAACAAACGCCCGAACCGGTGCCAATTTTACGGTACAAACCTGGGATTTGAGGCGAAGCCGGAAGTACGGTTCCGAGCGTTATAATACGCAGACGCTGACCGTATCCGAAGTTAAACTAAGCCGGGATAAAAAGATCGTCAAACTCATTCTGCCCGGCATAAAACCCGTCGATGTCATGACAATTTCCTATTCCTTAACTGATTCGAAAGGGCATAGTTTTAAGGGTAAGGTGCAGAATACCATTCACGCATTGAAAAAAACGGATAACCGACTTTTTTAA
- a CDS encoding arylsulfatase, which yields MRNRNKILSVPRFSILLSGALICLIQMAATTGQFSVTQAAKRPNILYILVDDMGFSDIGCYGGEVNTPNIDQMAANGIKLRSFYNNARCCPTRASLLTGQYPHTVGMGLMVTMPNAAIQPGSYQGFLDDRYPTIAEQLKKTGYHTYMLGKWHVGERPQHWPLKRGFDNYFGLISGASSYYEIIPAEKGKRFMVLDDKEFTPPSDGFYVTDAFTDYAVQYLNKQKQEAADKPFFMYLAYTAPHFPLHAYESDIAKYEKLYAQGWDVTRSKRYQKMKQLGFIDKRYPLTPRPKDIPDWESATDKDRWIRKMAVYAAMIDRMDQNIGRLIKTLKANGQYENTLIVFMSDNGSSNENMESRKLNDPTKKIGDKGSYVTYDTPWANVSNTPFRKYKRFLHEGGMITPCIMQWPRTIQPKAGFVDGIGHVMDLLPTGLELAGIPDNALPGKSLSYLWNGKKAEPRTYCWEHEGNKAIRKADCKLEKDTEDADWELYNIKTDPCEMNNLAQKQPQLVVELRAEYDAWAQKVGVRERPAGKTE from the coding sequence ATGAGAAATAGGAACAAAATACTTTCGGTACCGCGTTTTTCCATACTCCTAAGCGGTGCGTTAATTTGTTTGATTCAGATGGCGGCTACCACCGGTCAATTCAGCGTTACACAGGCGGCAAAGCGCCCGAATATTCTGTACATTCTGGTGGATGACATGGGCTTTTCAGACATCGGCTGTTACGGCGGCGAGGTCAATACCCCCAATATCGACCAAATGGCGGCCAACGGTATCAAACTGCGGAGTTTTTATAACAACGCCCGTTGTTGCCCTACCCGTGCTTCATTATTGACGGGACAATATCCGCATACTGTCGGCATGGGACTCATGGTGACCATGCCCAACGCGGCCATTCAGCCGGGCAGTTATCAGGGCTTTTTGGACGACCGCTACCCAACCATTGCCGAACAACTGAAAAAAACGGGCTACCATACGTACATGTTGGGCAAATGGCACGTGGGCGAGCGTCCCCAACACTGGCCTTTGAAACGCGGCTTTGATAATTATTTTGGCTTGATTTCGGGTGCGTCCAGCTATTATGAAATTATCCCTGCCGAAAAAGGAAAACGGTTTATGGTGCTGGACGACAAGGAGTTCACGCCGCCGAGCGACGGCTTTTACGTGACCGATGCCTTCACGGATTACGCGGTTCAGTATTTGAACAAACAAAAACAGGAAGCGGCCGATAAGCCCTTTTTCATGTATTTGGCGTATACCGCCCCGCATTTTCCGCTTCATGCCTACGAGTCGGACATTGCCAAGTACGAAAAACTGTACGCGCAGGGGTGGGATGTAACGCGCAGCAAACGCTACCAAAAAATGAAGCAATTGGGCTTTATTGATAAGCGTTACCCGCTCACGCCGCGCCCCAAAGATATACCGGATTGGGAGTCAGCGACCGACAAAGACCGGTGGATTCGTAAAATGGCCGTGTACGCCGCCATGATTGACCGCATGGATCAAAACATTGGGCGGCTCATTAAAACGCTGAAAGCCAACGGACAGTACGAGAATACGCTCATCGTTTTTATGTCGGACAACGGCAGCTCCAATGAAAATATGGAAAGTCGTAAACTGAATGATCCTACCAAAAAAATCGGCGATAAGGGTTCCTACGTTACTTACGATACGCCTTGGGCTAATGTTTCCAACACGCCGTTCCGGAAATACAAACGGTTTTTGCACGAAGGCGGGATGATTACGCCCTGCATCATGCAATGGCCTCGTACCATTCAACCTAAAGCCGGTTTTGTCGATGGAATCGGGCACGTGATGGACCTGCTGCCCACCGGTCTTGAATTGGCAGGTATCCCCGATAACGCTTTACCCGGCAAAAGTTTGTCGTATTTATGGAATGGCAAAAAAGCCGAACCGCGTACTTACTGCTGGGAACACGAAGGCAACAAAGCCATCCGAAAAGCTGATTGTAAATTGGAGAAAGACACCGAAGATGCCGATTGGGAACTGTATAATATCAAAACGGACCCCTGTGAAATGAATAATCTGGCGCAAAAGCAGCCGCAGCTTGTGGTCGAATTACGGGCTGAATACGATGCTTGGGCGCAAAAAGTAGGGGTTCGTGAAAGACCTGCGGGTAAAACAGAGTAA